One genomic segment of Centroberyx gerrardi isolate f3 chromosome 4, fCenGer3.hap1.cur.20231027, whole genome shotgun sequence includes these proteins:
- the cib1 gene encoding calcium and integrin-binding protein 1: protein MGTTASQLGKDLLSEYQELTFLTKQEILLAHKRFTELLSKEDKALPNPRVPLESILTLPELKSNPFRKRICHVFSTSDMKDGSLTFEDFLDLLSAFSDSATLEIKSHYAFRIFDFDDDGTLDGGDLEKLVNCLTGETDDTRLTSEEMRQLINNILEESDIDKDGTVNLSEFQHVISRSPDFVSSFKIVL from the exons ATGGGAACAACAGCAAGTCAACTTGGAAAGGATTTGCTCTCAGAATACCAA GAGTTAACATTCCTAACAAAGCAAGAAATTCTTCT tGCTCACAAGAGATTCACTGAACTGCTCTCCAAAGAGGATAAAGCCCTTCCAAACCCCAGAGTGCCATTGGAGAGTATTCTTACTCTGCCAGAACTCAAG TCCAACCCTTTCAGAAAAAGGATCTGTCATGTATTCTCAACATCTGACATGAAGGATGGAAGTCTGACCTTTGAGGACTTCCTGGACCTTCTAAGTGCCTTCAGCGACTCTGCTACTCTGGAAATCAAATCCCACTATGCGTTCCGCATTTTTG ACTTTGATGATGATGGCACCCTGGATGGCGGGGACCTGGAGAAGCTGGTGAACTGCCTGACCGGTGAGACAGATGACACCAGACTAACCTCTGAGGAAATGAGACAGCTCATTAACAAT ATTCTTGAAGAGTCTGACATCGACAAGGATGGGACAGTGAACCTCTCAGAGTTTCAGCACGTCATTTCAAGATCACCGGATTTTGTCAG TTCTTTCAAGATTGTGCTGTGA
- the rccd1 gene encoding RCC1 domain-containing protein 1 isoform X3, with amino-acid sequence MNWFGFGFNAFGQIRDKLIRRESGSTVEDVKVIIPTDINSHVDESEEGTGCKQSICRKRSRIAASWSRRASLHLEGFGAGVPSECCGISVSESRGCRDAQISEGHLTLAFPDRVETWSQGQNEKTRIWSMEIKTQSENGPTLNLPLVPGGYIDTKPPFYHSLSPQLRAVSLALGAEHAILLSAAGAVYTWGLGSHGQLGHGGLTSEDEPRAVEALLGMPMSSVATGGWHSASISAGGDLYMWGWNESGQLGLPSQALRKEQQRSQQPVALCQDASKSTSEEPQEEEEHEDVFISIQAFPALLDITQSCEIRAVSCGSRHTAAVTTTGDLYTWGWGEYGQLGHKTLMSSDEPQHVEFFKENNMCVVDVVCGAWNTFAAVVKEEVAPS; translated from the exons ATGAACTGGTTTGGATTTGGCTTCAACGCCTTCGGACAAATACGTGATAAATTAATAAGACGAGAGAGTGGTAGCACCGTTGAAGACGTCAAAGTGATTATTCCAACAGATATTAATAGTCATGTGGATGAATCTGAGGAGGGAACTGGCTGTAAACAAAGTATCTGCAGGAAGAGAAGCCGAATCGCAGCAAGCTGGAGTCGAAGAGCATCTTTACATTTAGAAG GTTTTGGCGCAGGAGTCCCCAGTGAGTGCTGTGGCATCTCTGTGTCAGAGAGCCGTGGGTGCAGAGATGCTCAGATCAGTGAAGGACACCTGACCCTTGCTTTCCCAGACAGAGTTGAGACCTGGAGCCAGGGGCAGAATGAGAAGACACGGATATGGAGCatggaaataaaaacacagtcagAGAATG GGCCCACTCTTAATCTCCCATTAGTCCCTGGGGGGTACATAGACACAAAACCTCCCTTCTACCACTCCCTGTCACCACAGCTGAGAGCTGTGAGTCTAGCACTGGGAGCAGAGCATGCCATCCTTCTCAGTGCTGCTGGAGCTGTGTACACCTGGGGACTGGGCAG CCATGGTCAGTTGGGGCACGGAGGCCTCACTTCTGAGGATGAACCCCGGGCGGTGGAGGCTCTGTTGGGGATGCCTATGAGCTCTGTAGCTACTGGGGGCTGGCACTCCGCCTCCATCAGTG CTGGGGGGGATCTGTACATGTGGGGCTGGAATGAGAGTGGCCAGCTTGGACTTCCATCACAGGCTCTGAGAAAAGAGCAGCAAAGGAGCCAACAGCCAG TAGCGTTGTGCCAAGATGCCAGCAAATCTACATCCGAAGAGccgcaggaggaagaggaacatGAAGACGTGTTCATATCCATCCAGGCATTCCCAGCCCTACTGGACATCACTCAGTCATGTGAGATCCGTGCAGTCAGCTGTGGCTCCCGACATACTGCTGCAGTAACAA CCACAGGTGACCTCTACACTTGGGGCTGGG GTGAATACGGCCAGCTCGGACACAAGACTTTAATGAGCTCCGATGAGCCGCAGCATGTGGAGTTCTTCAAGGAGAACAACATGTGTGTGGTGGATGTAGTTTGTGGGGCATGGAACACTTTTGCTGCTGTGGTCAAGGAGGAAGTAGCTCCGTCTTAA
- the rccd1 gene encoding RCC1 domain-containing protein 1 isoform X1 — protein sequence MNWFGFGFNAFGQIRDKLIRRESGSTVEDVKVIIPTDINSHVDESEEGTGCKQSICRKRSRIAASWSRRASLHLEGDGCVCLAGFGAGVPSECCGISVSESRGCRDAQISEGHLTLAFPDRVETWSQGQNEKTRIWSMEIKTQSENGPTLNLPLVPGGYIDTKPPFYHSLSPQLRAVSLALGAEHAILLSAAGAVYTWGLGSHGQLGHGGLTSEDEPRAVEALLGMPMSSVATGGWHSASISAGGDLYMWGWNESGQLGLPSQALRKEQQRSQQPVALCQDASKSTSEEPQEEEEHEDVFISIQAFPALLDITQSCEIRAVSCGSRHTAAVTTTGDLYTWGWGEYGQLGHKTLMSSDEPQHVEFFKENNMCVVDVVCGAWNTFAAVVKEEVAPS from the exons ATGAACTGGTTTGGATTTGGCTTCAACGCCTTCGGACAAATACGTGATAAATTAATAAGACGAGAGAGTGGTAGCACCGTTGAAGACGTCAAAGTGATTATTCCAACAGATATTAATAGTCATGTGGATGAATCTGAGGAGGGAACTGGCTGTAAACAAAGTATCTGCAGGAAGAGAAGCCGAATCGCAGCAAGCTGGAGTCGAAGAGCATCTTTACATTTAGAAG gTGATGGCTGTGTATGCTTAGCAGGTTTTGGCGCAGGAGTCCCCAGTGAGTGCTGTGGCATCTCTGTGTCAGAGAGCCGTGGGTGCAGAGATGCTCAGATCAGTGAAGGACACCTGACCCTTGCTTTCCCAGACAGAGTTGAGACCTGGAGCCAGGGGCAGAATGAGAAGACACGGATATGGAGCatggaaataaaaacacagtcagAGAATG GGCCCACTCTTAATCTCCCATTAGTCCCTGGGGGGTACATAGACACAAAACCTCCCTTCTACCACTCCCTGTCACCACAGCTGAGAGCTGTGAGTCTAGCACTGGGAGCAGAGCATGCCATCCTTCTCAGTGCTGCTGGAGCTGTGTACACCTGGGGACTGGGCAG CCATGGTCAGTTGGGGCACGGAGGCCTCACTTCTGAGGATGAACCCCGGGCGGTGGAGGCTCTGTTGGGGATGCCTATGAGCTCTGTAGCTACTGGGGGCTGGCACTCCGCCTCCATCAGTG CTGGGGGGGATCTGTACATGTGGGGCTGGAATGAGAGTGGCCAGCTTGGACTTCCATCACAGGCTCTGAGAAAAGAGCAGCAAAGGAGCCAACAGCCAG TAGCGTTGTGCCAAGATGCCAGCAAATCTACATCCGAAGAGccgcaggaggaagaggaacatGAAGACGTGTTCATATCCATCCAGGCATTCCCAGCCCTACTGGACATCACTCAGTCATGTGAGATCCGTGCAGTCAGCTGTGGCTCCCGACATACTGCTGCAGTAACAA CCACAGGTGACCTCTACACTTGGGGCTGGG GTGAATACGGCCAGCTCGGACACAAGACTTTAATGAGCTCCGATGAGCCGCAGCATGTGGAGTTCTTCAAGGAGAACAACATGTGTGTGGTGGATGTAGTTTGTGGGGCATGGAACACTTTTGCTGCTGTGGTCAAGGAGGAAGTAGCTCCGTCTTAA
- the rccd1 gene encoding RCC1 domain-containing protein 1 isoform X2, whose amino-acid sequence MNWFGFGFNAFGQIRDKLIRRESGSTVEDVKVIIPTDINSHVDESEEGTGCKQSICRKRSRIAASWSRRASLHLEGDGCVCLAGFGAGVPSECCGISVSESRGCRDAQISEGHLTLAFPDRVETWSQGQNEKTRIWSMEIKTQSENGPTLNLPLVPGGYIDTKPPFYHSLSPQLRAVSLALGAEHAILLSAAGAVYTWGLGSHGQLGHGGLTSEDEPRAVEALLGMPMSSVATGGWHSASISAGGDLYMWGWNESGQLGLPSQALRKEQQRSQQPALCQDASKSTSEEPQEEEEHEDVFISIQAFPALLDITQSCEIRAVSCGSRHTAAVTTTGDLYTWGWGEYGQLGHKTLMSSDEPQHVEFFKENNMCVVDVVCGAWNTFAAVVKEEVAPS is encoded by the exons ATGAACTGGTTTGGATTTGGCTTCAACGCCTTCGGACAAATACGTGATAAATTAATAAGACGAGAGAGTGGTAGCACCGTTGAAGACGTCAAAGTGATTATTCCAACAGATATTAATAGTCATGTGGATGAATCTGAGGAGGGAACTGGCTGTAAACAAAGTATCTGCAGGAAGAGAAGCCGAATCGCAGCAAGCTGGAGTCGAAGAGCATCTTTACATTTAGAAG gTGATGGCTGTGTATGCTTAGCAGGTTTTGGCGCAGGAGTCCCCAGTGAGTGCTGTGGCATCTCTGTGTCAGAGAGCCGTGGGTGCAGAGATGCTCAGATCAGTGAAGGACACCTGACCCTTGCTTTCCCAGACAGAGTTGAGACCTGGAGCCAGGGGCAGAATGAGAAGACACGGATATGGAGCatggaaataaaaacacagtcagAGAATG GGCCCACTCTTAATCTCCCATTAGTCCCTGGGGGGTACATAGACACAAAACCTCCCTTCTACCACTCCCTGTCACCACAGCTGAGAGCTGTGAGTCTAGCACTGGGAGCAGAGCATGCCATCCTTCTCAGTGCTGCTGGAGCTGTGTACACCTGGGGACTGGGCAG CCATGGTCAGTTGGGGCACGGAGGCCTCACTTCTGAGGATGAACCCCGGGCGGTGGAGGCTCTGTTGGGGATGCCTATGAGCTCTGTAGCTACTGGGGGCTGGCACTCCGCCTCCATCAGTG CTGGGGGGGATCTGTACATGTGGGGCTGGAATGAGAGTGGCCAGCTTGGACTTCCATCACAGGCTCTGAGAAAAGAGCAGCAAAGGAGCCAACAGCCAG CGTTGTGCCAAGATGCCAGCAAATCTACATCCGAAGAGccgcaggaggaagaggaacatGAAGACGTGTTCATATCCATCCAGGCATTCCCAGCCCTACTGGACATCACTCAGTCATGTGAGATCCGTGCAGTCAGCTGTGGCTCCCGACATACTGCTGCAGTAACAA CCACAGGTGACCTCTACACTTGGGGCTGGG GTGAATACGGCCAGCTCGGACACAAGACTTTAATGAGCTCCGATGAGCCGCAGCATGTGGAGTTCTTCAAGGAGAACAACATGTGTGTGGTGGATGTAGTTTGTGGGGCATGGAACACTTTTGCTGCTGTGGTCAAGGAGGAAGTAGCTCCGTCTTAA